A single region of the Mugil cephalus isolate CIBA_MC_2020 chromosome 4, CIBA_Mcephalus_1.1, whole genome shotgun sequence genome encodes:
- the LOC125006187 gene encoding poly(rC)-binding protein 2 isoform X1: MDSGVIEGGLNVTLTIRLLMHGKEVGSIIGKKGESVKKMREESGARINISEGNCPERIITLAGPTTAIFKAFSMIIEKLEEDISSSMTNSTATSKPPVTLRIVVPASQCGSLIGKGGCKIKEIRESTGAQVQVAGDMLPNSTERAITIAGTPQSIIECVKQICVVMLESPPKGVTIPYRPKPSGSPVIFAGGQAYAVQGQHAIPQPDSSSAAISPQLTKLHQLAMQQSPFPIAPSNQGFTGIDASAQTSSHEMTIPNDLIGCIIGRQGAKINEIRQMSGAQIKIANPVDGSTDRQVTITGSPASISLAEYLINARLSSEATGLAAN, translated from the exons ATGGACTCCGGTGTGATTGAAGGCGGGCTCAATGTCACCCTTACCATTAGGCTGCTCATGCATGGCAAG GAAGTTGGAAGTATTATTGGGAAG AAAGGTGAATCTGTGAAGAAGATGAGAGAAGAG AGCGGGGCTCGTATCAACATCTCTGAGGGCAATTGTCCTGAGAGGATCATTACTTTGGCAGGTCCAACCACTGCCATCTTTAAAGCGTTCTCCATGATCATTGAGAAGTTAGAAGAG GATATAAGCAGTTCAATGACAAACAGCACAGCCACCAGCAAGCCCCCAGTGACCCTACGCATTGTGGTGCCTGCCAGCCAGTGCGGTTCCCTCATTGGGAAAGGCGGCTGCAAGATCAAGGAAATCCGAGAG TCAACCGGTGCTCAGGTACAAGTGGCAGGAGACATGCTCCCCAACTCCACGGAGCGTGCCATCACTATCGCTGGCACTCCGCAGTCAATAATTGAGTGTGTAAAGCAGATCTGTGTGGTCATGCTTGAG TCTCCCCCTAAGGGGGTCACTATCCCCTACCGACCCAAACCTTCAGGATCCCCCGTCATCTTTGCAGGCGGACAG gCCTATGCCGTACAAGGACAGCACGCGATTCCACAGCCAGAT tCTTCCTCTGCTGCTATCTCTCCACAGCTCACCAAGCTTCACCAGCTGGCTATGCAGCAGAGCCCCTTCCCCATCGCACCAAGCAACCAGGGATTTACTG GAATAGATGCTTCTGCTCAGACCAGTTCTCATGAGATGACCATTCCAAATGAT CTTATTGGGTGCATCATCGGCCGCCAGGGAGCCAAGATCAATGAGATCAGGCAAATGTCGGGTGCCCAGATCAAGATTGCAAATCCAGTGGACGGATCAACTGACCGCCAAGTTACCATCACAGGCTCACCGGCCAGCATCAGTCTGGCAGAGTACCTCATCAACGCCAG GCTTTCCTCTGAGGCCACAGGACTGGCAGCCAACTGA
- the LOC125006187 gene encoding poly(rC)-binding protein 2 isoform X5, giving the protein MDSGVIEGGLNVTLTIRLLMHGKEVGSIIGKKGESVKKMREESGARINISEGNCPERIITLAGPTTAIFKAFSMIIEKLEEDISSSMTNSTATSKPPVTLRIVVPASQCGSLIGKGGCKIKEIRESTGAQVQVAGDMLPNSTERAITIAGTPQSIIECVKQICVVMLESPPKGVTIPYRPKPSGSPVIFAGGQLTKLHQLAMQQSPFPIAPSNQGFTGIDASAQTSSHEMTIPNDLIGCIIGRQGAKINEIRQMSGAQIKIANPVDGSTDRQVTITGSPASISLAEYLINARLSSEATGLAAN; this is encoded by the exons ATGGACTCCGGTGTGATTGAAGGCGGGCTCAATGTCACCCTTACCATTAGGCTGCTCATGCATGGCAAG GAAGTTGGAAGTATTATTGGGAAG AAAGGTGAATCTGTGAAGAAGATGAGAGAAGAG AGCGGGGCTCGTATCAACATCTCTGAGGGCAATTGTCCTGAGAGGATCATTACTTTGGCAGGTCCAACCACTGCCATCTTTAAAGCGTTCTCCATGATCATTGAGAAGTTAGAAGAG GATATAAGCAGTTCAATGACAAACAGCACAGCCACCAGCAAGCCCCCAGTGACCCTACGCATTGTGGTGCCTGCCAGCCAGTGCGGTTCCCTCATTGGGAAAGGCGGCTGCAAGATCAAGGAAATCCGAGAG TCAACCGGTGCTCAGGTACAAGTGGCAGGAGACATGCTCCCCAACTCCACGGAGCGTGCCATCACTATCGCTGGCACTCCGCAGTCAATAATTGAGTGTGTAAAGCAGATCTGTGTGGTCATGCTTGAG TCTCCCCCTAAGGGGGTCACTATCCCCTACCGACCCAAACCTTCAGGATCCCCCGTCATCTTTGCAGGCGGACAG CTCACCAAGCTTCACCAGCTGGCTATGCAGCAGAGCCCCTTCCCCATCGCACCAAGCAACCAGGGATTTACTG GAATAGATGCTTCTGCTCAGACCAGTTCTCATGAGATGACCATTCCAAATGAT CTTATTGGGTGCATCATCGGCCGCCAGGGAGCCAAGATCAATGAGATCAGGCAAATGTCGGGTGCCCAGATCAAGATTGCAAATCCAGTGGACGGATCAACTGACCGCCAAGTTACCATCACAGGCTCACCGGCCAGCATCAGTCTGGCAGAGTACCTCATCAACGCCAG GCTTTCCTCTGAGGCCACAGGACTGGCAGCCAACTGA
- the LOC125006187 gene encoding poly(rC)-binding protein 2 isoform X2 encodes MDSGVIEGGLNVTLTIRLLMHGKEVGSIIGKKGESVKKMREESGARINISEGNCPERIITLAGPTTAIFKAFSMIIEKLEEDISSSMTNSTATSKPPVTLRIVVPASQCGSLIGKGGCKIKEIRESTGAQVQVAGDMLPNSTERAITIAGTPQSIIECVKQICVVMLESPPKGVTIPYRPKPSGSPVIFAGGQAYAVQGQHAIPQPDLTKLHQLAMQQSPFPIAPSNQGFTGIDASAQTSSHEMTIPNDLIGCIIGRQGAKINEIRQMSGAQIKIANPVDGSTDRQVTITGSPASISLAEYLINARLSSEATGLAAN; translated from the exons ATGGACTCCGGTGTGATTGAAGGCGGGCTCAATGTCACCCTTACCATTAGGCTGCTCATGCATGGCAAG GAAGTTGGAAGTATTATTGGGAAG AAAGGTGAATCTGTGAAGAAGATGAGAGAAGAG AGCGGGGCTCGTATCAACATCTCTGAGGGCAATTGTCCTGAGAGGATCATTACTTTGGCAGGTCCAACCACTGCCATCTTTAAAGCGTTCTCCATGATCATTGAGAAGTTAGAAGAG GATATAAGCAGTTCAATGACAAACAGCACAGCCACCAGCAAGCCCCCAGTGACCCTACGCATTGTGGTGCCTGCCAGCCAGTGCGGTTCCCTCATTGGGAAAGGCGGCTGCAAGATCAAGGAAATCCGAGAG TCAACCGGTGCTCAGGTACAAGTGGCAGGAGACATGCTCCCCAACTCCACGGAGCGTGCCATCACTATCGCTGGCACTCCGCAGTCAATAATTGAGTGTGTAAAGCAGATCTGTGTGGTCATGCTTGAG TCTCCCCCTAAGGGGGTCACTATCCCCTACCGACCCAAACCTTCAGGATCCCCCGTCATCTTTGCAGGCGGACAG gCCTATGCCGTACAAGGACAGCACGCGATTCCACAGCCAGAT CTCACCAAGCTTCACCAGCTGGCTATGCAGCAGAGCCCCTTCCCCATCGCACCAAGCAACCAGGGATTTACTG GAATAGATGCTTCTGCTCAGACCAGTTCTCATGAGATGACCATTCCAAATGAT CTTATTGGGTGCATCATCGGCCGCCAGGGAGCCAAGATCAATGAGATCAGGCAAATGTCGGGTGCCCAGATCAAGATTGCAAATCCAGTGGACGGATCAACTGACCGCCAAGTTACCATCACAGGCTCACCGGCCAGCATCAGTCTGGCAGAGTACCTCATCAACGCCAG GCTTTCCTCTGAGGCCACAGGACTGGCAGCCAACTGA
- the LOC125006187 gene encoding poly(rC)-binding protein 2 isoform X3 — MDSGVIEGGLNVTLTIRLLMHGKEVGSIIGKKGESVKKMREESGARINISEGNCPERIITLAGPTTAIFKAFSMIIEKLEEDISSSMTNSTATSKPPVTLRIVVPASQCGSLIGKGGCKIKEIRESTGAQVQVAGDMLPNSTERAITIAGTPQSIIECVKQICVVMLESPPKGVTIPYRPKPSGSPVIFAGGQSSSAAISPQLTKLHQLAMQQSPFPIAPSNQGFTGIDASAQTSSHEMTIPNDLIGCIIGRQGAKINEIRQMSGAQIKIANPVDGSTDRQVTITGSPASISLAEYLINARLSSEATGLAAN, encoded by the exons ATGGACTCCGGTGTGATTGAAGGCGGGCTCAATGTCACCCTTACCATTAGGCTGCTCATGCATGGCAAG GAAGTTGGAAGTATTATTGGGAAG AAAGGTGAATCTGTGAAGAAGATGAGAGAAGAG AGCGGGGCTCGTATCAACATCTCTGAGGGCAATTGTCCTGAGAGGATCATTACTTTGGCAGGTCCAACCACTGCCATCTTTAAAGCGTTCTCCATGATCATTGAGAAGTTAGAAGAG GATATAAGCAGTTCAATGACAAACAGCACAGCCACCAGCAAGCCCCCAGTGACCCTACGCATTGTGGTGCCTGCCAGCCAGTGCGGTTCCCTCATTGGGAAAGGCGGCTGCAAGATCAAGGAAATCCGAGAG TCAACCGGTGCTCAGGTACAAGTGGCAGGAGACATGCTCCCCAACTCCACGGAGCGTGCCATCACTATCGCTGGCACTCCGCAGTCAATAATTGAGTGTGTAAAGCAGATCTGTGTGGTCATGCTTGAG TCTCCCCCTAAGGGGGTCACTATCCCCTACCGACCCAAACCTTCAGGATCCCCCGTCATCTTTGCAGGCGGACAG tCTTCCTCTGCTGCTATCTCTCCACAGCTCACCAAGCTTCACCAGCTGGCTATGCAGCAGAGCCCCTTCCCCATCGCACCAAGCAACCAGGGATTTACTG GAATAGATGCTTCTGCTCAGACCAGTTCTCATGAGATGACCATTCCAAATGAT CTTATTGGGTGCATCATCGGCCGCCAGGGAGCCAAGATCAATGAGATCAGGCAAATGTCGGGTGCCCAGATCAAGATTGCAAATCCAGTGGACGGATCAACTGACCGCCAAGTTACCATCACAGGCTCACCGGCCAGCATCAGTCTGGCAGAGTACCTCATCAACGCCAG GCTTTCCTCTGAGGCCACAGGACTGGCAGCCAACTGA
- the LOC125006187 gene encoding poly(rC)-binding protein 2 isoform X4, whose amino-acid sequence MDSGVIEGGLNVTLTIRLLMHGKEVGSIIGKKGESVKKMREESGARINISEGNCPERIITLAGPTTAIFKAFSMIIEKLEEDISSSMTNSTATSKPPVTLRIVVPASQCGSLIGKGGCKIKEIRESTGAQVQVAGDMLPNSTERAITIAGTPQSIIECVKQICVVMLESPPKGVTIPYRPKPSGSPVIFAGGQAYAVQGQHAIPQPDLTKLHQLAMQQSPFPIAPSNQGFTGIDASAQTSSHEMTIPNDLIGCIIGRQGAKINEIRQMSGAQIKIANPVDGSTDRQVTITGSPASISLAEYLINAR is encoded by the exons ATGGACTCCGGTGTGATTGAAGGCGGGCTCAATGTCACCCTTACCATTAGGCTGCTCATGCATGGCAAG GAAGTTGGAAGTATTATTGGGAAG AAAGGTGAATCTGTGAAGAAGATGAGAGAAGAG AGCGGGGCTCGTATCAACATCTCTGAGGGCAATTGTCCTGAGAGGATCATTACTTTGGCAGGTCCAACCACTGCCATCTTTAAAGCGTTCTCCATGATCATTGAGAAGTTAGAAGAG GATATAAGCAGTTCAATGACAAACAGCACAGCCACCAGCAAGCCCCCAGTGACCCTACGCATTGTGGTGCCTGCCAGCCAGTGCGGTTCCCTCATTGGGAAAGGCGGCTGCAAGATCAAGGAAATCCGAGAG TCAACCGGTGCTCAGGTACAAGTGGCAGGAGACATGCTCCCCAACTCCACGGAGCGTGCCATCACTATCGCTGGCACTCCGCAGTCAATAATTGAGTGTGTAAAGCAGATCTGTGTGGTCATGCTTGAG TCTCCCCCTAAGGGGGTCACTATCCCCTACCGACCCAAACCTTCAGGATCCCCCGTCATCTTTGCAGGCGGACAG gCCTATGCCGTACAAGGACAGCACGCGATTCCACAGCCAGAT CTCACCAAGCTTCACCAGCTGGCTATGCAGCAGAGCCCCTTCCCCATCGCACCAAGCAACCAGGGATTTACTG GAATAGATGCTTCTGCTCAGACCAGTTCTCATGAGATGACCATTCCAAATGAT CTTATTGGGTGCATCATCGGCCGCCAGGGAGCCAAGATCAATGAGATCAGGCAAATGTCGGGTGCCCAGATCAAGATTGCAAATCCAGTGGACGGATCAACTGACCGCCAAGTTACCATCACAGGCTCACCGGCCAGCATCAGTCTGGCAGAGTACCTCATCAACGCCAGGTGA